From Theileria annulata chromosome 1, complete sequence, *** SEQUENCING IN PROGRESS ***, one genomic window encodes:
- a CDS encoding ribonucleotide reductase R2 subunit or ribonucleoside-diphosphate reductase small chain, putative (Tap349e08.q2ks7.C.cand.104 - score = 80.26;~1 probable transmembrane helix predicted for TA06715 by TMHMM2.0 at aa 184-206), giving the protein MTMSTLSEKMKALEAEEFILNRNPNRTCLFPIVYPDFWEWYKKAQASFWTAEEIDFSMDYNHWHKLNKDERHFITNVLAFFAASDGIVLENLALKFLRDVKIPEAQSFYSFQIAVENIHSETYSLLIENYVKDEAEKRRLFMAIETIDAVKDKANWAKKWITDENSFAERIVSNFKNKLINYYRIVAYAAVEGILFSGSFCALFWLKKRGLMPGLTFSNELIARDEGLHADFGCFIYHNLKHKLPEEAVQQIIKEAVVVERSYICDSLPCDLIGMNSQLMTQYIEFVADRLLQSLGVRPVYNVTNPFDWMQLISVQVKFMVN; this is encoded by the exons ATGACGATGAGCACGCTCAGCGAAAAAATGAAGGCACTAGAAGCCGAGGAGTTTATTCTGAATCGCAACCCAAATAGAACG TGTTTGTTTCCAATCGTGTACCCAGACTTCTGGGAATGGTACAAGAAGGCCCAAGCGTCGTTCTGGACTGCAGAGGAAATCGACTTCTCAATGGACTACAACCACTGGcataaactaaataaagATGAACGACACTTCATCACAAACGTGTTGGCGTTTTTTGCAGCAAG CGACGGGATTGTTTTGGAGAATTTGGCACTCAAGTTTTTGAGAGACGTCAAAATCCCAGAAGCACAGAGCTTCTATTCATTTCAAATAGCAGTGGAAAACATACACTCAGAGACCTATAGTTTGTTGATAGAAAACTATGTAAAAGATGAGGCTGAGAAGAGAAGGCTGTTCATGGCAATTGAGACGATTGACGCAGTCAAGGATAAGGCAAACTGGGCAAAAAAGTGGATCACAGATGAAAACTCATTTGCAGAAAGAATTGTAAGCAATTTTAAgaataaactaattaattactATAGAATA GTGGCATATGCAGCAGTGGAGGGGATATTGTTCAGTGGAAGTTTTTGTGCTCTGTTCTGGCTTAAGAAAAGAGGTCTGATGCCAGGATTGACATTCAGTAACGAGTTGATTGCAAGAGATGAAGGGTTGCACGCAGATTTCGGATGCTTTATATACCATAACCTCAAGCATAAATTACCAGAAGAAGCAGTACAGCAAATTATTAAGGAGGCCGTGGTGGTTGAGAGGAGTTATATATGCGACTCCCTGCCCTGTGACTTGATAGGAATGAACTCAC AATTGATGACGCAATACATCGAATTCGTAGCCGATAGACTTCTACAGTCCCTAGGAGTCAGACCAGTTTACAATGTGACAAACCCATTTGACTGGATGCAGCTGATATCAGTCCAGGTAAAATTTATGGTAAACTAA
- a CDS encoding glutamyl-tRNA synthetase, putative (Tap349e08.q2ks7.cand.16 - score = 39.04;~1 probable transmembrane helix predicted for TA06725 by TMHMM2.0 at aa 7-29): MCICSTLWTIYNVLHIFLFWTSCTLSYRLNNIKFNNVNGTKTFFNPSLIDRKNISYTSNFQLFDVLNHPAHENNNYLQHNENRLTYDDVLNDLKTQEVRVRFAPSPTGPLHIGSLRTYIYNYIFAKKNKGKLILRIDDTDSSRNNQDSLKDIFSSLNWIGLVWDEGVHRLNGDMYYQSNRKEIYKKFAQKLIDNNKAYYCFCRENIFTKFLSKIFKIKFNYKCKKCPKLSQNEIKTKLKNLKFIILLRSEGDDFDDFILVRRNGVSTYNFSSSVDDVLMNVTHIIRGSEHTNNLHKQEYLFNLLDYKCPKFVHLPLLHDEQKTKLSKRNPNSKDYTVKNLRLNGICRLPLINYLTFLGTRFISSNEIYEVADIIKMFSFDLLNNEPAVFDYKKLLHLNRKYINNLSIEEFKSEILSFQQFYNENKETEEDEMNTSLIMDQLLEIYQKRLVTLRDYFNLVNSALGYNYENLTKNKDEELDSGFKEWLKFELNLIFEKSKNSVDLHANFANLVNEAMVSGKKNLKHLRFLLTGEEVGPSLIDLV; this comes from the exons atgtGTATTTGTTCAACTCTTTGGACCATATACAATGTGTTACACATTTTCCTTTTTTGGACTTCCTGCACATTATCTTATCGccttaataatataaaatttaataatgtaaacGGAACTAAAACCTTCTTTAACCCTAGTTTAATTGATCGCAAAAACATTAGTTATACATCAAATTTTCAACTGTTTGATGTCTTAAATCATCCAGCACAtgagaataataattatttacaacATAATGAAAATCGTCTAACTTATGATGACgttttaaatgatttaaaaactCAAGAAGTTAGAGTCAGATTTGCTCCTTCTCCCACAGGACCATTACACATCGGCTCTTTAAGGacatatatatacaattatatatttgcAAAGAAGAATAAAGGCAAATTGATACTCAGAATTGACGATACTGACTCTTCAAGGAATAACCAAGATAGCCTTAAAGATATCTTTTCTTCCCTCAA TTGGATAGGATTGGTATGGGATGAAGGTGTCCATAGGTTAAATGGAGACATGTACTATCAATCAAATAGAAAGGAAATATacaa aaaattCGCTCAAAAACTAATTGATAACAACAAGGCATATTATTGCTTTTGCAgagaaaatattttcacCAAATTTCTTTca aaGATTTTCAAGATCAAGTTTAACTACAAGTGTAAAAAGTGCCCTAAGTTATCGcaaaatgaaattaaaacaaagttgaaaaacctaaaatttattattctacTGAG AAGTGAAGGTGATGATTTTGACGACTTTATTTTAGTGAGAAGAAACGGCGTTTCTACGTACAATTTTAGCAGCTCCGTAGACGACGTTCTGATGAATGTTACTCACATAATTAGGGGGTCTGAACACACAAATAATCTCCACAA GCAAGAgtatttgtttaatttattggACTATAAATGCCCCAAATTTGTACATTTACCTCTGCTACACGATGAACAAAAGACTAAACTAAGTAAAAGAAACCCCAACTCCAAAGATTACACAGTTAAGAATTTAAG GCTAAATGGAATTTGTAGACTCCCCTTAATAAATTACCTAACTTTTCTAGGAACTAGATTCATTTCGAG TAATGAGATATACGAAGTTGCTGATATAATTAAGATGTTTTCATTTGACCTGCTAAACAATGAACCTGCGGTTTTCGACTATAAAAAGCTATTACACCTCAAcagaaaatatataaacaacTTGAGTATTGAAGAATTCAAATCAGAGATTTTAAGTTTTCAACAGTtttataatgaaaataaagaaaCTGAGGAAGATGAAATGAACACATCACTAATAATGGACCAGCTTCTTGAAATATATCAGAAGAGACTAGTAACCCTAAGagattattttaatctAGTAAACTCAGCACTAGGCTAcaattatgaaaatttgacaaaaaataaag ATGAGGAATTGGACAGTGGATTTAAGGAATGGTTGAAATTTgagttaaatttaatatttgagaAGAG TAAAAACTCGGTTGACTTACATGCCAATTTTGCAAATCTGGTGAATGAAGCTATGGTTAGCGGTAAGAAGAATCTGAAACACTTAAGGTTCCTTCTAACTGGAGAAGAAGTTGGACCATCTCTAATAGATTTGGTAtga
- a CDS encoding cdc2-like kinase (Tap349e08.q2ks7.cand.17 - score = 26.30) produces the protein MRRYHKMEKIGEGTYGVVYKAQNNHGEICALKKIRVEEEDEGIPSTAIREISLLKELHHPNIVWLRDVIHSEKCLTLVFEYLDQDLKKLLDACDGGLEPTTAKSFLYQILRGISYCHDHRILHRDLKPQNLLINREGVLKLADFGLARAFAIPVRSYTHEVVTLWYRAPDVLMGSKKYSTAVDIWSVGCIFAEMINGVPLFPGISEQDQLKRIFKILGTPNVDSWPQVVNLPAYNPDFCYYEKQAWSSIVPKLNESGIDLISRMLQLDPVQRISAKEALKHDYFKDLHRPSEFLNGVH, from the exons ATGAGGCGATATCACAAGATGGAAAAGATCGGGGAAGGTACCTACGGAGTAGTGTACAAAGCCCAGAACAATCATGGAGAAATCTGCGCCctaaaaaaaattagagtcgaggaagaagatgaagGCATTCCTAGCACAG CCATTCGGGAGATTAGTCTTCTTAAGGAGCTTCATCACCCTAACATCGTTTGGCTTAGGGACGTTATCCACAGTGAAAAATGCTTAACATTAGTTTTTGAATACTTAGATCAAGATttgaagaaattattagatGCTTGCGatg gTGGTTTGGAACCCACAACAGCGAAGTCGTTTCTGTATCAGATTCTCAGAGGGATCTCATACTGTCACGACCACAGGATTCTGCACCGTGACTTAAAGCCACAAAATCTCCTAATTAACAGAGAAGgggttttaaaattagctGATTTTGGCCTAGCAAG GGCTTTTGCAATACCTGTTCGAAGTTATACTCATGAAGTTGTTACTTTGTGGTACAGAGCTCCAGACGTTCTAATGGGCTCTAAAAAATACTCAACTGCAGTTGATATTTGGAGCGTCGGATGCATATTTGCAG AGATGATAAATGGAGTTCCTCTCTTCCCCGGAATATCAGAACAAGACCAGCTAAAGCGAATTTTTAAGATTCTTGGCACTCCAAATGTTGATTCCTGGCCTCAAGTGGTCAACTTACCAGCCTATAACCCAGACTTTTGCTATTATGAAAAACAGGCTTGGTCCTCAATT GTACCAAAGTTAAATGAATCAGGCATAGACCTCATTTCAAGAATGCTACAACTGGACCCAGTCCAGAGAATATCAGCAAAGGAGGCTCTCAAGCACGATTATTTCAAGGATCTACACAGACCTTCCGAGTTTTTAAACGGTGTACACTAA
- a CDS encoding uncharacterized protein (Tap349e08.q2ks7.cand.18 - score = 37.58), with the protein MQSHLPEKYKKKLRKPGDNSSGNLVNTVTVKAEPIVSTSNIHVTPHYSDLSTVIYVWGDNPGRSDESSGSSASEYWTPTIYRNLSDVKITCVCCSESHMLFLTEQKLIYTLGNGDYGQLGLGKGIIHVSEPTFVSKISDVKQICCGKFHSVALVEGGSLFSWGRNDFSGHLNGFATFSPKEILTNKESSPGVKIVCNCVSSSDLQTIAVCDEGRCLYFWGIAFNGERIRHPRLFFSFSSERICQIAVGTSFALALSERGIVFNYGDGTYGEIYSESTITNSTPIFSRIKHNLIKNITQIAVGSRHALLIDDNNNVLAFGDNNYGQCGAPQRHHTAPVIVEFTEANFLPKYVYTGNRTSACINSGNQLFLWGHSSNHKLIFTSSVDILIQQQKQPGVSIISGYKNSVNQLNVCSNGYCDFK; encoded by the exons ATGCAATCACATTTAcctgaaaaatataaaaagaAGTTAAGGAAACCAGGAGATAACAGCTCTGGAAATTTAGTAAACACA GTAACTGTTAAAGCTGAACCTATAGTTTCTACTTCAAACA tcCATGTAACTCCTCATTATAGTGACTTAAGTACTGTAATATATGTTTGGGGAG ataACCCAGGAAGAAGTGACGAGAGCTCGGGCTCTTCAGCCTCTGAGTATTGGACTCCTACAATTTATCGGAACTTATCGgatgttaaaattacttgTGTTTGTTGTAGCGAATCGCATATGTTGTTTTTGACAGAGCAAAAGCTCATTTACACCCTCGGTAACGGGGATTATGGCCAGCTTGGGCTCGGCAAGGGCATAATCCATGTTTCTGAGCCTACTTTTGTAAGCAAGATTTCTGATGTGAAGCAGATTTGTTGTGGCAAGTTTCACTCAGTTGCCCTTGTTGAGGGCGGTAGTCTTTTCAGTTGGGGTCGTAATGACTTTTCAGGCCATTTGAATGGATTTGCCACGTTTTCCCCCAAGGAgattttaactaataaagAAAGTAGTCCAGGCGTTAAAATTGTGTGTAATTGTGTCTCTTCCAGTGATTTACAAACCATTGCTGTTTGTGATGAGGGTCGTTGTTTGTATTTTTGGGGTATCGCTTTCAACGGTGAGCGTATTCGGCACCCGAGACTATTTTTTTCCTTTTCAAGTGAGAGGATTTGCCAAATTGCTGTTGGAACTTCTTTCGCTCTCGCTTTAAGTGAGCGTGGAATTGTTTTCAACTACGGCGATGGCACATATGGTGAGATTTATTCAGAAAGTACAATAACCAACTCCACTCCAATTTTCTCTCGGATTAAGcacaatttaattaaaaatatcaCTCAAATCGCAGTTGGGAGCAGGCATGCTCTGCTCATAGACGacaataataatgttttGGCATTTGGAGATAACAATTACGGCCAGTGCGGAGCTCCTCAGCGTCACCACACTGCTCCCGTGATTGTTGAATTTACTGAAGCCAACTTTTTACCCAAATACGTTTACACTGGTAACAGGACTTCCGCTTGCATTAATTCAG GGAATCAATTATTTCTCTGGGGTCATTCTTCtaatcataaattaatcttCACTTCTTCTGTCGACATTCTGATTCAGCAGCAAAAGCAGCCTGGTGTTTCGATAATTTCAGGCTATAAAAACTCAGTAAATCAA CTTAATGTTTGTTCTAATGGATACtgtgattttaagtaa
- a CDS encoding elongation factor 1 alpha, putative (Tap349e08.q2ks7.C.cand.103 - score = 43.43), whose protein sequence is MGKEKTHINLVVIGHVDSGKSTTTGHLIYKLGGIDKRTIEKFEKESADMGKGSFKYAWVLDKLKNERERGITIDITLWKFETGKYYYTVIDAPGHRDFIKNMITGTSQADVAMLVVPAESGGFEAAFSKEGQTREHALLAFTLGVKQMICAINKMDKCDYKEDRYNEIQKEVCGYLKKIGYNVEKVPFVPISGFLGDNMIDKSDKMPWYKGKILVEALDLMEPPKRPVDKPLRLPIQAVYKIGGIGTVPVGRVETGQLKPGMIVTFAPSQITTECKSVEMHHESVEVASPGDNVGFNVKNVSTSDIRPGHVASDSKNDPAKEANKFDAQVIVLNHPGTIKEGYSPVVDCHTAHISCKFEQIQSRMDKRTGKTLEENPKTIKNGDAAMVTLKPNKPMVVETFTEYPPLGRFAVRDMKQTVAVGVIKTVDKKEPGSSAKVTKSAQKAAKK, encoded by the coding sequence ATGGGTAAGGAAAAGACTCACATTAACTTGGTTGTAATCGGCCACGTCGATAGCGGAAAGTCCACAACGACAGGCCACCTGATCTACAAACTCGGTGGTATCGACAAGAGAACTATCGAGAAATTCGAGAAGGAATCAGCTGACATGGGAAAAGGAAGTTTCAAATATGCCTGGGTTCTGGATAAACTCAAAAATGAAAGGGAAAGAGGTATTACGATCGATATAACATTGTGGAAATTCGAAACAGGAAAATACTACTATACCGTTATAGACGCACCAGGACACCGTGACTTCATCAAAAATATGATCACAGGTACCTCCCAAGCAGATGTGGCAATGTTGGTCGTCCCAGCAGAAAGTGGTGGATTTGAAGCAGCCTTCTCAAAAGAAGGACAAACCAGAGAACATGCCTTGTTGGCGTTCACTCTTGGTGTAAAGCAGATGATTTGCGCTATCAACAAGATGGACAAGTGTGATTATAAGGAAGACCGTTACAACGAAATCCAGAAGGAAGTCTGTGGATACCTCAAAAAGATTGGTTACAATGTAGAAAAGGTTCCATTCGTTCCAATCTCAGGTTTCCTAGGTGACAACATGATTGACAAGTCAGACAAGATGCCCTGGTATAAGGGCAAAATTCTAGTCGAAGCACTCGACCTCATGGAGCCACCCAAGAGGCCAGTAGACAAGCCACTACGTCTTCCAATTCAAGCAGTTTACAAAATTGGAGGTATTGGAACTGTCCCAGTTGGAAGAGTTGAGACTGGTCAACTTAAGCCAGGAATGATTGTAACCTTTGCACCAAGCCAAATCACAACTGAGTGCAAGTCAGTTGAAATGCACCATGAATCTGTCGAGGTGGCTAGTCCAGGTGACAATGTAGGTTTCAACGTCAAGAACGTTAGTACCTCAGACATCAGGCCAGGACATGTCGCATCTGACAGCAAGAATGACCCTGCAAAGGAAGCAAACAAATTCGACGCTCAAGTCATTGTGCTCAACCACCCAGGAACCATCAAGGAAGGATACTCACCAGTTGTTGATTGCCACACTGCACACATCTCTTGTAAGTTCGAACAGATCCAGTCGAGGATGGACAAGCGTACAGGAAAGACATTGGAGGAGAATCCAAAGACAATCAAGAATGGAGATGCGGCCATGGTGACCCTTAAGCCAAACAAGCCCATGGTCGTCGAAACCTTCACTGAATACCCTCCTCTTGGTAGGTTCGCCGTCAGAGATATGAAACAAACTGTTGCCGTGGGTGTTATCAAGACTGTAGATAAGAAGGAACCTGGCTCCTCAGCCAAGGTCACCAAATCAGCTCAAAAAGCAGCCAAAAAATGA
- a CDS encoding Tpr-related protein family member, putative (Tap349e08.q2ks7.cand.18 - score = 37.58;~11 probable transmembrane helices predicted for TA06740 by TMHMM2.0 at aa 5-27, 47-69, 89-111, 123-145, 150-172, 185-207, 313-335, 348-366, 403-425, 446-468 and 478-500;~Signal peptide predicted for TA06740 by SignalP 2.0 HMM (Signal peptide probability 0.770, signal anchor probability 0.004) with cleavage site probability 0.525 between residues 20 and 21) has translation MSAYILAGLAMMLNIRLSYSSAPYALIRFRLPENLFSVFVRRMASSLELWCLPGFIIVDIMDLAVKLIIKPIGTLGDNTLASKQLKFHSIICLSIVAQWLNFLTYVILFFVYLAGGEQGRLTTFYWIIAVSGFVFGINNPLVYAVDYNYVPIYIVGENCFPALTSFMHYITTLMFGNRRKWDSDFLIVGIDIIVAILISFVAAVVWTVAYGFCTAAPECQITYTATTKQLTIKYLGTETEKKGNINTTAGTYTFTTGTNTVKNINSKIRYSFKLNSGQDSAFNAGTAITATVTIEYGHIFAEGFGGTDANPYMVAPLLIVLVGMGLVYSIYPGIAPGMIVPFYLIDKIEMVLLIATIFPPVIVAILRKTAKPWHPQSPLCEWNEDSKPPWLKDKPETPGEGPGYFWHVFDLVVPIMIILAYLFIYSIHYRDSNISRSIVNQPKMSTFLTIVFYMCHEISLAVGFAGMIGNAAEWTVLAQMIGAFLMVFLALYSEGYIIEYKSHDPKHW, from the coding sequence ATGTCTGCCTATATTCTTGCAGGTCTTGCTATGATGCTTAATATTCGACTCTCATATAGTTCAGCTCCATATGCACTTATTAGATTTAGATTACCAGAGAATCTATTCAGTGTATTTGTTAGAAGAATGGCTAGTTCTTTGGAACTTTGGTGTCTACCAGGTTTCATCATTGTTGACATAATGGACCTAGCAGTTAAACTAATAATCAAACCCATCGGCACCCTTGGCGATAACACCCTCGCCTCAAAGCAACTCAAGTTCCACTCCATCATATGTCTTTCCATAGTTGCTCAATGGTTAAACTTTCTCACATAcgtaattttattttttgtttatttggCTGGTGGAGAACAAGGTCGTTTAACCACATTTTATTGGATTATTGCTGTATCTGGATTTGTTTTTGGAATCAATAATCCATTGGTCTATGCTGTTGACTATAATTATGTACCCATCTATATTGTTGGTGAGAATTGCTTTCCAGCTCTAACCTCATTCATGCACTATATTACAACTCTCATGTTTGGTAATAGAAGGAAATGGGATAGCGACTTTCTAATAGTAGGAATTGACATTATTGTAGCAATACTAATATCATTTGTAGCAGCTGTGGTGTGGACTGTAGCTTATGGATTCTGCACAGCCGCTCCCGAGTGTCAAATTACTTATACTGCTACTACTAAACAGCTTACTATCAAATATCTGGGTACTGAGACTGAAAAGAAAggtaatattaatactactGCTGGTACTTACACTTTTACCACCGGAACTAATActgttaaaaatattaattctaaaataCGTTACTCTTTTAAACTCAATAGTGGTCAGGATAGTGCTTTTAATGCTGGTACTGCTATAACTGCCACTGTTACTATTGAGTATGGTCATATATTTGCTGAAGGATTCGGTGGTACTGATGCTAATCCATACATGGTCGCTCCATTACTAATTGTCCTCGTTGGTATGGGTCTAGTGTATTCAATATATCCTGGAATAGCCCCTGGTATGATTGTACCATTCTATCTCattgataagattgaaATGGTACTCCTCATAGCCACAATATTTCCACCGGTGATTGTAGCTATCCTAAGGAAAACTGCCAAACCCTGGCATCCCCAATCACCACTCTGTGAGTGGAATGAAGACAGTAAGCCTCCATGGTTGAAAGATAAACCTGAAACTCCTGGTGAAGGCCCCGGTTACTTCTGGCATGTCTTTGATCTAGTGGTTCCTATTATGATCATCCTAGCCTATCTATTCATATATTCAATTCATTATAGAGATTCCAACATATCTCGATCAATTGTTAATCAACCCAAGATGTCTACATTTCTAACTATCgtattttatatgtgtcaTGAGATCTCGTTGGCTGTAGGATTCGCTGGTATGATAGGTAATGCAGCTGAATGGACAGTTTTAGCTCAAATGATTGGTGCATTCCTTATGGTCTTTCTAGCACTCTATAGTGAAGGATacattatagaatataaaagtcATGATCCTAAACATTGGTAA